ACGATCGAAGTAAGCAAGCAATCAACTTGGGAAAAGAACTGGGGACAAAAGCTTATCGACTCTATGATCCAAATGACAACAAAGTGTATGTTAGCAGGGATGTAACGTTTGAAGAAGAGAAGTCGTGGTCCTGGAATTAAACTGATGGTGGTGAAAACAGTCATATGGGTGCATTCGTGGTAGCAGGTGACTCAGTGGCAGAAAATGGGGAATTTCGAGGTGATGACGGTTCAAATGTTATTGAAAACAGCAGCCCGGAAAATAGCAGCTCACAAAGTGCATATTCTGAGAGTACAGAAACACCAAGGACGCGGTCACCTGTGCCAAGACTGAATATGAAGACTATGATGACAGTGTCGAGCCAAGAAGAGTCAGAAAACTCAGTGAAATCTATGAAGAAACAGAGGAAATGCAGTTAGTGGAGGAATTATATTTAATGGGTATCGAAGAACCCATGAATTTTGCACAGGCTGCCAAGGACCGTAATTGGAAGATGGCTATGGAAAGGGAGTTATAATCAATAGAAGAAAATAGAACTTGGAAGCTAACTGAACTTCCTCGATGTCAAAAGGCTATAGGCTTAAAATGGATTTTTAAGCTAAAGAAGGATGCACAAGGCAATATCGTGAAGCATAAGGCGAGACTTGTCGCCAAAGGTTATGTGCAGGAGCGTGGAGTTGACTTcgatgaaatatttgcaccagtgACTAGACTTGAAACAGTTCGTTTACTTCTGGCTTTGGCGGCGAAAGAAGATTGGGAGGTGCATCATCTGGACGTAAAAACAGCATTTCTCAATAAAGAAATAAATGAGAATGTTTATGTAACTCAACCTGAAGGTTTCGTGAAGTTGGGAAAAGAAAATTTGGTATACAAACTGTCAAAAGCTTTGTATGGTCTTCGACAAGCACCACGTGCTTGGTATGCGAAGTTAAATGCTTGTCTTGAGCATGTGGGATTTAGGAGATGTCCATCGGAACATGCTGTTTTCACAAGGAAGAATGGAGGAGAAAATTTGATTGTAGCAGTCTATGTAAATGATCTTTTGGTGACAGGAAGTAGTGTAGCTATGATCAAAGACTTCAAGTGCCAGATGAATCAAAATTTTGAAATGACTAACATGGGTTTGTTGAGTTACTATCTAGAGATTCAGGTGGAGCAAGGAAAAGGGCATATCAGACTCAAGCAAACCGGATACGCACGGAAGATTATCGAGAAGGCAGGCTTAAAGGGTTGTAATCCAACTAAATTCCCTATGGATCTGAAAGAGTGTATTGACAAGGATGAGGGGGCAAAGTTGTGGATGTTACACAGTACAAGAGCATGATTGGGGGTTTGAGGGACTTAGTACATACCAGACCGGACATCGTATTTTCTATTGGGATTGCAAGTAGATATATGGAGCGTCCAACTACTGTTCATCTCAATGCCGTTAAACGAATTCTCCGATATGTTCAAGGTACTCTGCATTTTGGTTTGGAGTACATCAAAACCAGTGGCAACAATATATTGGCTGGTTTTAGTGACAGTGATTTGGGCGATGATCTGGATGATAGAAGAAGTACAGGAGGGATGTGTTTTTATTTGAATGAGAGTCTTATTACGTGGGTTTCAGAGAAGCAAAGATGTGTTGCATTATCTTCATGTGAAGCTGAATTTATGGCTACTACTGCCGCAGCTTGCCAAGCAATTTGGCTTTGAAATGTGCTAAATCAGATAACTGCAGATTGTAGTGGTCCAGTGGTGTTGTACGTTGATAACAAGTCAGCAATAGACTTGGCTAAAAATCCTGTTTTCCACGGGAGAAGCAAACACATTGACACGTGATATCACTTTATAAGGGAATGTGTTGACAGAGGGGAAATCATTTTGAGACACATCAGTAGTGAGAGGCAAAGAGCAGATGTTTTGACAAAAGCATTGACAACAGCAAAATTTGAGAAAATACGGGCTTTACTGGGAACTAAGGAGTTGTCTGGACAAGTTAAATATTAAGGGGGGATATGTTGGTTTAATCTTAAACTTGTTTTAAGTATGTTAAATAAAGCTGATAACAGTAgttgttttattttgttttagtcGACCATGATACAGTAGTAGTAGCTGATTTGTAGGAGTTTGAATAAGTCAGGTGTCTGTTATGAACGTGTCCTAGTTTGTAGCTAGTttttcagtttcttgtttctgaTGTATTTCATATATATTGAATAGTTATCATCAATAAAACAGCAAGCCTTTTGGAAAGCAAAGATCAAAGCTTTTCTCAGTTTCTATATCATACAGTTAATACATATTAAGTAGCTAATATTATTAACAAGACATTCTATGTAAAACCTTTTACTACTAATCTCTCAATTAAACCATTTGAATAAAATTTGGTTTTAAAAATCCATTTACAAGAAATGGGTTTCTTTCCTTTGGGTAGAGAAACCAAAGACCATGTGTTAATACAATCTAAAGTTGGAAACTCTTTGGCAATGGCATCCTGCCACTCTGGATAAACGATAGCCTCATTATATGTCTGAGTTTCAAGAATTGGTTGAAGTGAAGTAGGAACACAAGAGACATTACAACAAAGTGAGGAAGTAACATGAGAAAACTCATTTGAGTGACAAAGAGAAGTCAAAGTACAACCACCGAAAGATTCACTATAACTGGAAGTAAAGGGATGAACATATTGATGTAGGTAGCTTGAAACTTTAGAAGACCTTATGAATTTTCTAATGATAGGTGGAACAGAATTAGAAATGTCAGGATTTATAGTATGAGGAGAAGGAGGATAATTTATATCAATAGGTATTAAAGGATGTTGATTATCAAAAGATGAACCAACTGTAAACTCTGAAACAACTGGAAATTCTGAGAGCGGTAATGGTAGAAATTGAGATGGTGAAATAGAAACAAAAGGAAATATGTGTTCATGAAATATTGCATCTCTAGAAAAAACATATATGCTTATTATTAAGATCAAGAAACTTATATGTTTTTTTAAGAAAAGGATATCCTATGAAAAGAGAAAGGATAGCTCTGGGTGAAAACTTATCTCTATGTGGTCTGGGAGTAATGACATGGCTTAAGCATCCAAAGGCCCTTAGATGTGTATAATCAGGTAATTTGTCAAACAACATCTCATAAAGAGATTTATTAAAAAAAGATTTTTGAGGGGAACCTGTTGATCAAGTATGTGGCAGTAAGGACACAATCACCCCTGAATTTCTTAGGTAAATTGGACTGAAATAATATAACCCCTAGAGGTTTCTAACAGGTGTTTATGCTTTCTCTccacaacaccattttgctgTGAAGTACAAGCACAAAAAGTCTGGTGAATAATCCCTTTAGACTGAAAGAAAGTTGAGACAGCATTGCTTAGACCAAGTTTACGAGCATTGTATGTACTTATTATTTGAACAATGCATTTGAATTGATTCTCAACCATGAAAATAAAGGATTGAGAAAAGTAAAAGCATCACCTTTATGACTTAAAAGATGAGTCTAAGTGGCTCTTGTAAAGTCATCTACTATAGTCAAAAAGTACTTGTATTTACTATATATAGAGACAGAATAGGGACCCCATGCATCCTCAAGTAAAAGTTGAAATTTATATTGACTATGTATAGTACGATGAGAAAATGGTAATATGTGTTGTCTTGTCTTAGCACAAACAGAACAAGATACATCTTGTAAAGAAGAGCTACAGAGTTGTAATGTTCTAAGCTTATTAAAAGGTAAATGACCTAATATGTGATGCCAAGATAAAACAGAAGCATTCTAAAGATTATCAGCAGAAGCTACAAATGAGTTTACATAATCAAAAGCTACAAGGGAGTCGAATGGAAGGAgtttatcatgagtaagatagAAGCCCTTGTAAGATTTACCAAGAAGTAGTGGCCTATTCAGAGAAGAACCCTGCaaagtgttggattttaatcgcagcggggcatggcaaaacactttgacacatataaaatccaaataaaagcatataaatcgtggtaaaaatatagggatcgtatctaacctttaaaataattcagagacaacgattagagatccttagcagttgctcctcaagtgtgaagcactccaccggtatccaccaagaaaatgatgttaaggaggaggaaggaggtggagagaattgggttttccaaactttttgggttttttggggttagaattaaaatagggtctataatagtatatttatagacaaaattttcagctgaaattttcccataaataatattattattatcccatttattattctcattaataattaaaacaccttttaattattaatcatttttctaaacactttagaaataattctctctcttgatttaatttccaaaaattaaatccttaattaataatattaagaacttttcttaattaatttataatcaattaaatcttatttaatcaattattaaatttgccaattatttatttatttcacaaataaataattattagccattattaattaattcctccaccataaaatcattctctttttatggtgtgaccctgtaggttcaatattaagccggtagtagaaataaataataataaaactattttatcattatttatataaattctctaatttattaaata
This sequence is a window from Apium graveolens cultivar Ventura chromosome 9, ASM990537v1, whole genome shotgun sequence. Protein-coding genes within it:
- the LOC141686330 gene encoding secreted RxLR effector protein 161-like, which codes for MERPTTVHLNAVKRILRYVQGTLHFGLEYIKTSGNNILAGFSDSDLGDDLDDRRSTGGMCFYLNESLITWVSEKQRCVALSSCEAEFMATTAAACQAIWL